A single region of the Marinobacter nanhaiticus D15-8W genome encodes:
- a CDS encoding alpha/beta fold hydrolase, with protein MKASHVRKLIKPIDSVYSEMFSGRVYRVGKGAVSVRNHSGEAAQTVIGVHGFLENHCYFTQAYESPTTELILLTCSNYHIPVNGVTLESADWEVPIKHLEATIEYDACILNQALANLPSTDSVRVHGHSRGGAVILEAVRQRPELYENVEIILEAPVLPQAKLHALVTTLLEPVSHGMWPWLIRIINSAPSSAYGQTFFGKMNPRKKQLLSHLFSATRDHLTIVRNIENIMAWTERTNVDIYENIRHGTFLIPQVDRILDRTSMLDSARQSPTTMRIIETQALSHFITLDSKEWIPSLASLPQASSIA; from the coding sequence ATGAAAGCAAGTCACGTACGCAAGCTGATAAAGCCGATCGACAGCGTCTATTCGGAGATGTTTTCCGGGCGGGTCTACCGGGTCGGTAAGGGCGCGGTCTCCGTGCGCAATCACAGCGGCGAAGCGGCACAGACCGTCATCGGAGTGCATGGTTTTCTGGAAAATCATTGCTACTTCACCCAGGCCTACGAATCACCAACCACTGAGCTGATCCTGCTCACCTGCAGCAACTACCATATCCCGGTCAACGGCGTGACCCTGGAGAGCGCGGACTGGGAGGTGCCCATAAAGCACCTCGAAGCCACCATCGAGTATGACGCCTGCATTCTCAACCAGGCATTGGCCAATCTGCCCAGCACCGACAGCGTGCGGGTTCACGGGCACTCCCGCGGAGGTGCGGTCATTCTGGAAGCCGTGCGCCAGCGTCCCGAACTCTACGAAAACGTGGAGATCATCCTGGAAGCGCCGGTGCTGCCCCAGGCCAAGCTCCACGCCCTGGTGACTACCTTGCTGGAACCGGTGAGCCACGGCATGTGGCCCTGGCTAATCCGAATCATCAACAGCGCGCCGTCATCGGCTTACGGCCAGACCTTTTTCGGCAAGATGAACCCACGCAAGAAACAGTTGCTAAGCCACCTGTTCTCCGCCACACGGGACCACCTGACCATTGTGCGTAATATCGAGAACATCATGGCGTGGACCGAGCGCACGAACGTGGATATCTACGAAAATATCCGGCACGGGACCTTCCTTATCCCACAAGTGGATCGCATCCTCGACCGCACCAGCATGCTAGACAGCGCCCGTCAGAGCCCGACCACCATGCGCATCATCGAAACCCAGGCCCTCAGTCACTTCATCACGCTGGATAGCAAGGAATGGATCCCGTCGCTGGCGAGTCTGCCCCAGGCCTCAAGCATCGCCTGA
- a CDS encoding polyhydroxyalkanoic acid system family protein, with the protein MSTIDISRSHALDHDHAREAAETLAKDLSEQFDVDYTWDGDTLRFKRSGVKGHMDVLPAELKVHLELGLMLRPFKSRFESEIHSQLDKLTGTA; encoded by the coding sequence ATGTCCACAATTGATATCAGCCGTAGCCACGCCCTTGATCATGACCATGCGCGAGAGGCCGCAGAGACCCTGGCCAAGGACCTCTCAGAACAGTTCGACGTGGATTACACCTGGGATGGCGACACCCTGCGCTTCAAGCGCAGCGGCGTGAAAGGCCACATGGACGTATTGCCAGCGGAACTGAAGGTTCACCTGGAACTGGGCCTGATGCTTCGCCCGTTCAAGTCACGTTTCGAATCGGAAATCCATTCCCAACTGGATAAACTGACAGGCACAGCCTGA
- the ubiE gene encoding bifunctional demethylmenaquinone methyltransferase/2-methoxy-6-polyprenyl-1,4-benzoquinol methylase UbiE translates to MTDPQTSNTAPQATGAPEDTTHFGYRQVKKQEKASQVAEVFHSVAGKYDMMNDLMSMGIHRLWKRFTIELSGVRPGHRVLDIAGGTGDLTMKFSDLVGRDGQVVLADINASMLQVGRSRLTDRGYVGNIEYVQADAEHLPFPDNSFNAVSIAFGLRNVTDKDRALRDMCRVLKPGGKLLVLEFSKPANPLLSKAYDLYSFNALPLMGQLVAGDGNSYQYLAESIRMHPDQDTLKGMMDAAGFVNTRYHNMTGGIVALHAGVKP, encoded by the coding sequence ATGACTGACCCGCAGACCTCCAACACCGCCCCGCAAGCTACCGGCGCTCCAGAGGACACCACCCACTTCGGCTATCGCCAGGTGAAGAAGCAGGAGAAAGCCAGCCAGGTGGCCGAGGTCTTCCACTCCGTGGCCGGTAAGTACGACATGATGAACGACCTCATGTCCATGGGCATCCACCGGCTCTGGAAGCGATTCACTATCGAGCTGAGCGGTGTGCGGCCGGGCCACAGGGTGCTGGATATCGCCGGCGGCACTGGCGACCTGACGATGAAATTCTCCGACCTGGTGGGCCGTGACGGTCAGGTGGTTCTCGCCGATATCAACGCCTCCATGCTGCAGGTCGGCCGCAGTCGCCTGACCGACCGCGGGTATGTGGGCAATATCGAGTACGTCCAGGCGGATGCCGAACATCTGCCTTTCCCGGACAACAGCTTCAATGCGGTCAGCATCGCCTTCGGTCTGCGGAACGTGACTGACAAGGACCGGGCACTGCGTGACATGTGCCGGGTGCTCAAGCCCGGTGGCAAGCTGCTGGTACTGGAGTTCTCCAAGCCCGCCAACCCACTGCTCAGCAAGGCTTACGACCTGTATTCGTTCAATGCCCTGCCGCTGATGGGGCAACTGGTCGCCGGAGACGGCAACAGCTATCAGTACCTCGCGGAATCCATCCGGATGCATCCGGACCAGGACACCCTCAAAGGCATGATGGACGCGGCCGGCTTCGTCAATACCCGCTACCACAACATGACCGGTGGGATCGTCGCCCTGCACGCGGGGGTCAAGCCCTGA
- a CDS encoding ubiquinone biosynthesis accessory factor UbiJ, whose product MFPGPTLQAAVTQVVEQALNRALALDPVGRVALLKALDQPVLFAFDGVKLHLSLQAIGEQVRVGSTTPEEPTLTVTGRPLAFAALAQGDDRVFGDGRLNVNGDVGRAHALQRAINQLKPDWEAALARYTGDVPAHFIGQRVRGALSWQRQAFASLNASLEEYIHEETGALPGRNELSATFEDIDRLSLQTDRLEARIERLKSRLEADPSQPSEPS is encoded by the coding sequence ATGTTCCCCGGCCCTACCCTGCAGGCCGCCGTTACCCAGGTGGTAGAGCAGGCGCTGAACCGGGCTCTCGCCCTGGACCCGGTCGGACGCGTGGCACTGTTGAAAGCGCTGGATCAGCCTGTGCTGTTCGCCTTCGACGGCGTGAAGCTGCACCTTTCACTGCAGGCGATCGGTGAACAGGTACGGGTCGGCAGCACCACCCCGGAAGAGCCGACCTTGACCGTAACTGGCCGCCCCCTGGCTTTCGCGGCGCTGGCCCAGGGCGATGATCGTGTCTTCGGCGATGGGCGACTCAATGTGAACGGCGACGTAGGGCGAGCCCATGCCCTGCAACGGGCGATCAATCAGCTCAAGCCGGATTGGGAAGCCGCGCTGGCCCGTTATACCGGCGATGTGCCGGCACACTTTATCGGCCAGCGAGTTCGCGGCGCCCTGAGCTGGCAGCGCCAGGCGTTTGCCTCGCTCAACGCCAGTCTGGAAGAGTATATCCACGAGGAGACCGGCGCCCTGCCCGGCCGCAACGAACTGTCAGCCACCTTCGAGGATATCGATCGGCTCAGCCTGCAAACCGACCGCCTCGAAGCCCGCATCGAACGTCTGAAAAGCCGGCTCGAAGCCGATCCATCGCAACCGTCGGAGCCGTCGTGA
- the ubiB gene encoding ubiquinone biosynthesis regulatory protein kinase UbiB, whose amino-acid sequence MTRIQRLFRIGWVFSKYRLDEFLPLTDLPWPVRFVLLFAPWHFFPVSDKPRGERLRLALEELGPIFVKFGQILSTRRDLLPDDMALALQQLQDRVPPFPGEKARGIVESSLGQPVAKLFKTFDSNPMASASVAQVHAATLHGGQAVVVKVIRPDIERVIRQDIALMLVMARLLERYWSEGRRLRPVEVVRDYEQTIYDELDMQREAANASQLRRNFEGSTLIYIPDVFWDYTSQQVLVMERIQGIPVADTEALNAAGVNMKVLAEKGVEIFFTQVFRDSFFHADMHPGNIFVDASNPQDPRYIAIDFGIVGTLAPEDQSYLARNLLAFFRRNYRQVAELHIQSGWVPAHTRVNEFEAAIRTVCEPIFERPLKEISFGHFLLRLFQTARRFEMEVQPQLVLLQKTLLNVEGLGRQLYPDLDLWSTAQPFLESWMRHRIGPPGMLKSLREHLPAWLEQSPEMPQLVHDALLRIRDLDRTQNTDHATIRAMQRAELEHRRGMRRIAAGIACLFGAWMVTQPTSWASLEAVPLPGWALIAVAGWLLVGRRSRISR is encoded by the coding sequence GTGACCCGCATTCAACGTCTTTTTCGCATTGGCTGGGTATTCAGCAAGTACCGACTCGATGAATTTCTACCCCTGACCGACCTGCCTTGGCCCGTACGCTTCGTATTGCTGTTCGCGCCCTGGCATTTCTTCCCGGTTTCCGACAAGCCTCGCGGTGAACGCCTGCGACTGGCCCTGGAGGAACTGGGACCGATCTTCGTGAAGTTCGGCCAGATCCTCTCCACTCGTCGGGATCTTCTCCCCGATGACATGGCCCTGGCGCTGCAGCAGCTTCAGGATCGGGTTCCACCGTTCCCCGGCGAAAAGGCTCGCGGTATCGTCGAAAGCTCGTTGGGACAGCCCGTCGCTAAACTGTTCAAGACCTTCGACAGCAACCCCATGGCGTCGGCTTCCGTCGCCCAGGTGCACGCCGCCACCCTGCATGGCGGCCAGGCAGTGGTGGTCAAGGTGATCCGGCCGGATATCGAGCGGGTGATCCGTCAGGACATCGCCCTGATGCTGGTCATGGCCAGGTTGCTGGAGCGCTATTGGTCCGAGGGACGTCGCCTGCGGCCAGTCGAAGTGGTACGTGACTATGAACAAACCATCTACGACGAGCTGGACATGCAGCGCGAGGCGGCCAACGCCAGTCAGTTGCGCCGCAACTTCGAAGGCTCGACGCTGATCTACATCCCGGACGTATTCTGGGATTACACCAGCCAGCAGGTGCTGGTGATGGAGCGCATCCAGGGCATTCCGGTCGCCGATACCGAAGCATTGAACGCAGCGGGCGTTAATATGAAGGTCCTGGCGGAAAAAGGTGTGGAGATATTCTTCACCCAGGTCTTCCGTGACAGTTTCTTCCACGCCGATATGCATCCGGGCAACATCTTTGTCGATGCATCGAACCCGCAGGACCCACGCTATATTGCGATCGATTTCGGCATTGTCGGCACCCTCGCGCCGGAGGATCAAAGCTACCTCGCGCGCAACCTGCTGGCGTTCTTCCGTCGTAACTACCGCCAGGTCGCCGAACTGCATATCCAATCCGGTTGGGTACCTGCCCATACCCGGGTCAATGAATTCGAGGCGGCCATCCGCACCGTCTGCGAGCCGATCTTCGAACGTCCGTTGAAAGAGATTTCCTTCGGTCACTTCCTGCTGCGCTTATTCCAGACGGCCCGCCGCTTCGAGATGGAAGTACAGCCGCAACTGGTGCTGCTGCAAAAAACCCTGTTGAACGTGGAAGGCCTGGGCCGCCAGCTCTATCCGGACCTGGACCTGTGGAGCACCGCCCAGCCTTTCCTGGAATCATGGATGCGCCACCGAATTGGCCCGCCCGGCATGCTTAAATCCCTGCGCGAGCATTTGCCCGCCTGGCTCGAGCAGTCGCCGGAGATGCCGCAACTGGTGCATGACGCGCTCCTGCGAATTCGTGACCTGGATCGTACCCAGAACACGGATCACGCTACAATACGGGCCATGCAGCGGGCGGAACTCGAACATCGGCGAGGTATGCGCCGTATTGCAGCCGGCATCGCCTGTCTTTTTGGCGCCTGGATGGTCACCCAGCCGACCAGTTGGGCGTCGCTAGAAGCCGTCCCACTCCCCGGCTGGGCGTTGATCGCCGTGGCAGGCTGGCTGCTCGTCGGCCGCCGCTCCAGAATCTCACGATAA
- the hisI gene encoding phosphoribosyl-AMP cyclohydrolase, translating into MQETTSTTNGNWLDAVRWDDQGLVPAIAQDASTGDILMMAWMNREALELTANEQRAIYWSRSRGKLWRKGESSGHVQQVSEIRIDCDADVILLKVEQLGGIACHTGRRSCFYSRLENGEWVSVEPVLKDPDAIYGSGRTNGSEGDSQS; encoded by the coding sequence ATGCAAGAGACTACATCGACAACCAATGGTAATTGGCTAGACGCCGTACGCTGGGACGATCAGGGCCTGGTACCGGCCATCGCGCAGGATGCCTCAACCGGCGATATCCTGATGATGGCCTGGATGAACCGCGAAGCCCTCGAATTGACCGCAAATGAGCAGCGGGCCATCTACTGGTCCCGGTCCCGGGGCAAGCTCTGGCGCAAGGGCGAGTCCTCCGGCCATGTCCAGCAGGTCTCGGAAATCCGCATCGACTGCGACGCGGACGTGATCCTGCTCAAGGTGGAACAACTGGGCGGCATCGCCTGTCATACTGGACGTCGCAGTTGCTTCTACAGTCGCCTGGAAAATGGCGAATGGGTGAGTGTGGAACCGGTATTGAAAGACCCGGACGCCATTTACGGTAGCGGTAGAACGAACGGTAGTGAGGGAGACAGCCAGTCATGA
- a CDS encoding phosphoribosyl-ATP diphosphatase: MSKAIDTRDVLGALTDVLEARKAADPDSSYVASLHHKGLNKILEKVGEECTEMLLAAKDAQQTGNADELVYETADLWFHSLVALSHMGLGPDDVLRELARRFDLSGLEEKAARKSQS; the protein is encoded by the coding sequence ATGAGCAAGGCGATCGACACCCGCGATGTACTCGGCGCCCTGACCGACGTCCTTGAGGCCCGCAAGGCTGCTGATCCGGACAGCTCCTATGTTGCCAGCCTGCATCACAAGGGCCTGAACAAGATCCTGGAAAAAGTCGGCGAGGAATGCACCGAAATGTTGCTCGCCGCCAAGGATGCACAACAAACGGGCAATGCTGACGAACTCGTTTACGAAACCGCGGATCTCTGGTTCCACAGCCTGGTCGCCCTGTCCCATATGGGACTGGGGCCGGATGACGTGCTCCGGGAGCTGGCGCGGCGATTCGACCTGTCTGGGCTGGAAGAAAAAGCGGCACGAAAGTCGCAGTCATAA
- the tatA gene encoding Sec-independent protein translocase subunit TatA → MGISIWQLLIVLGIVVLLFGTKKLRNIGTDLGGAIRGFKKSMNDEDEAAKDRNETIEQKREGNVYESTSTEHSDEKSRS, encoded by the coding sequence ATGGGTATCAGTATCTGGCAACTTCTAATCGTTCTTGGCATCGTCGTGCTGCTTTTCGGAACCAAGAAACTGCGTAACATCGGCACCGACCTGGGCGGTGCGATTCGCGGCTTCAAGAAATCCATGAATGACGAAGACGAAGCAGCCAAAGATCGGAACGAAACCATCGAGCAGAAGCGCGAAGGCAACGTCTACGAGTCCACCAGCACCGAGCATTCGGACGAAAAATCACGTAGCTGA
- the tatB gene encoding Sec-independent protein translocase protein TatB, producing the protein MFDIGFLELLICGVIALLVLGPERLPGAARTAERWIGRSRRLVSQFTTELDRQIKAEELKEKLRKEGGIDLEGVQRNIREGLDQARKYEHLVVDDNESRTSAKTSSSHQETPKQAGIVPPMRSADAAREPELPSEPDQRPKLDSDAEPTRSEPEKPVPEDRK; encoded by the coding sequence ATGTTCGACATTGGCTTTCTTGAGCTGCTGATCTGCGGTGTGATCGCGCTGCTGGTCCTGGGGCCGGAACGGCTTCCGGGCGCGGCGCGCACCGCCGAACGCTGGATCGGTCGCAGCCGTCGCCTGGTCAGCCAGTTCACCACCGAACTGGACCGTCAGATCAAGGCAGAAGAACTCAAAGAGAAATTGCGCAAGGAAGGCGGCATCGACTTGGAAGGCGTACAGCGGAACATCCGCGAGGGACTCGATCAGGCCCGTAAGTACGAGCATCTTGTCGTGGACGACAATGAGTCTCGCACGTCCGCAAAGACGTCCTCCTCTCACCAGGAAACGCCGAAGCAGGCAGGCATCGTGCCACCTATGCGCTCGGCCGATGCTGCGCGGGAGCCCGAACTGCCCTCCGAACCGGACCAACGACCCAAACTGGATTCTGACGCCGAACCGACCCGGTCGGAGCCCGAGAAACCTGTCCCGGAAGATCGCAAATGA
- the tatC gene encoding twin-arginine translocase subunit TatC, whose protein sequence is MSLIDHLLELRNRLLKVVLAVLICFAAIYPFANDLYLWLSQPLRDLLPEGQMMIATDVTSPFFAPLKLALTLSVFAAIPYILFQIWSFIAPGLYKHEKKLAFPLLFSSVVLFYLGAVFAYFVVFPLVFGFFTTIGPEGISEMPDINSYLTFVLKMFFAFGVAFEIPIAVILMILAGITTPADLAAKRPYVVVGCFIIGMLLTPPDIISQTLLAVPMWILFELGILFGRMAYRQTADDTEADA, encoded by the coding sequence ATGTCCCTGATCGATCACCTGCTGGAGTTACGCAACCGGCTGCTGAAGGTCGTCCTGGCGGTCCTGATCTGTTTCGCAGCGATCTACCCGTTTGCCAACGACCTTTATCTCTGGCTGTCCCAGCCCCTGCGGGACCTGCTGCCGGAAGGTCAGATGATGATCGCCACCGACGTCACTTCACCGTTCTTCGCGCCGCTCAAGCTGGCGCTGACGCTCTCGGTTTTCGCAGCCATTCCCTATATCCTGTTCCAGATCTGGAGCTTTATCGCGCCGGGGCTTTACAAGCACGAGAAGAAGCTGGCTTTCCCACTGCTGTTTTCCTCGGTCGTGCTGTTCTACCTGGGCGCCGTGTTTGCCTATTTCGTCGTGTTCCCACTGGTGTTCGGCTTCTTCACCACCATCGGACCGGAAGGCATCTCTGAGATGCCGGATATCAATAGCTACCTGACCTTCGTGCTGAAGATGTTCTTCGCCTTTGGTGTGGCCTTCGAGATTCCCATTGCCGTCATCCTGATGATCCTGGCCGGCATAACGACGCCAGCGGATCTGGCAGCGAAGCGTCCCTATGTAGTGGTTGGCTGCTTTATCATCGGCATGCTCCTGACCCCGCCGGACATTATCTCCCAGACCCTGTTGGCCGTGCCGATGTGGATTCTGTTCGAGCTCGGCATCCTGTTTGGCCGCATGGCCTATCGCCAAACGGCGGATGACACCGAAGCCGACGCATGA
- a CDS encoding 16S rRNA (uracil(1498)-N(3))-methyltransferase — translation MNLGLLFDEDFVADDRVVLRGRRRQHLETVLKVSEGDQVPVGKVNGLMGVGTVLRLDDRDAELSVRLDTQPPNPLPLTLVLAMPRPKMFRRVIQTCAALGVKDIWLINAYKVEKSFWQTPWLQDEQLRENLALGLEQACDTQMPDVHIRKLFKPFVEDELPGLIKGRRGLIAHPGTPDACPTHLSEPATLCIGPEGGFIPYEVDKIIAAGAEAVHLGSRILRVETAVPVLVSRLYDGCLY, via the coding sequence ATGAACCTGGGGCTGCTGTTCGACGAGGACTTCGTCGCTGACGACCGCGTGGTGCTAAGGGGTCGTCGGCGCCAACACCTGGAAACGGTGCTCAAGGTGAGCGAAGGCGATCAGGTACCGGTCGGTAAGGTTAACGGCCTGATGGGTGTCGGCACGGTCCTTCGGCTTGACGACCGGGACGCCGAACTCTCCGTCCGTCTGGACACGCAGCCGCCCAACCCCCTCCCGTTGACCTTGGTGCTGGCCATGCCCCGGCCTAAGATGTTCCGCCGCGTGATCCAGACCTGTGCCGCACTCGGCGTAAAGGACATCTGGCTGATCAACGCCTACAAGGTGGAAAAGAGCTTCTGGCAGACGCCCTGGCTACAGGACGAGCAATTGCGGGAAAACCTGGCCCTCGGCCTGGAACAGGCCTGCGACACGCAGATGCCCGACGTTCACATCCGCAAGCTGTTCAAGCCGTTTGTCGAGGATGAACTCCCCGGATTGATCAAGGGCCGACGCGGCCTGATCGCCCATCCGGGCACTCCTGACGCCTGCCCTACGCATTTGTCCGAGCCCGCCACGCTCTGCATTGGGCCGGAGGGTGGTTTTATCCCCTATGAGGTGGACAAGATCATCGCGGCGGGCGCAGAAGCGGTTCATCTGGGGTCACGCATTCTACGGGTGGAAACTGCGGTGCCGGTGTTGGTGAGTCGGCTTTATGATGGGTGTTTGTATTAG
- a CDS encoding UbiH/UbiF/VisC/COQ6 family ubiquinone biosynthesis hydroxylase, whose translation MSDPQTFDIVVIGGGMTGAAAALGLSQQGWNVALVESASREAVQETLQPASAIHDFEPRVSALSIASQKLLDGLGVWSGVAAQRHCAYGHMAVWDADGTGRIRFDAAEMAVPALGVIVENRILVKALMDKVVASGTTLFDGVTVSGWRDLDGWKASTLDDGQVLQAPLVVAADGANSRVRQWAGLPTREWDYDQQGIVCTVETAKPHGYTAWQRFSPTGPLAFLPLLNEEGDTRFCSIVWSQDTAEARRLMALDDDVFTHELEQAIERQLGAITGISKRFSFPLRQRHAKDYVRPGVALIGDAAHTIHPLAGQGVNLGYGDVRVLLEELERLRASGFAPNEPATLARYQRRRKGENLAMMAAMEGFKQLFARDELPLRWVRNAGMRWLDGAGPLKNRLAAQAMGLD comes from the coding sequence ATGAGTGATCCGCAAACCTTCGACATTGTCGTTATTGGCGGAGGAATGACCGGCGCGGCTGCGGCGCTGGGTTTGTCGCAGCAGGGCTGGAACGTTGCTCTCGTTGAAAGTGCGTCGCGGGAGGCGGTGCAGGAAACGTTGCAGCCAGCCTCGGCCATCCATGATTTCGAACCCCGGGTCAGCGCGCTCTCCATCGCCAGTCAGAAATTGTTGGATGGACTGGGCGTCTGGTCAGGAGTCGCGGCCCAACGGCATTGCGCATACGGCCATATGGCCGTTTGGGATGCCGATGGCACCGGGCGTATCCGTTTCGACGCGGCAGAGATGGCGGTACCGGCGCTTGGCGTGATCGTCGAAAACAGGATCCTGGTCAAGGCGTTGATGGACAAGGTGGTCGCCAGCGGCACCACACTTTTCGACGGCGTAACGGTATCCGGTTGGCGGGATTTGGACGGCTGGAAGGCGAGCACGCTCGACGACGGGCAAGTCCTGCAGGCGCCTCTGGTGGTGGCCGCCGATGGCGCCAACTCGCGAGTACGCCAATGGGCGGGCTTGCCTACGCGGGAATGGGATTACGATCAGCAGGGCATCGTCTGCACCGTCGAGACCGCGAAACCCCACGGCTATACCGCCTGGCAGCGTTTTTCGCCCACCGGACCCCTGGCGTTCCTGCCGTTGCTGAACGAGGAGGGCGACACCCGGTTTTGTTCCATCGTCTGGTCCCAGGACACCGCCGAGGCCCGGCGCCTGATGGCACTCGATGACGATGTATTTACCCACGAACTGGAGCAGGCCATCGAACGGCAACTGGGTGCGATTACGGGTATCTCCAAACGTTTTTCGTTTCCTCTGCGCCAACGCCATGCCAAGGACTATGTTCGCCCCGGCGTGGCATTGATCGGCGATGCAGCGCATACCATCCACCCGCTGGCCGGACAGGGTGTCAACCTGGGCTATGGCGATGTGCGGGTCTTGCTTGAGGAACTTGAACGCCTGCGCGCGTCTGGCTTCGCTCCAAACGAGCCTGCGACGCTGGCGCGGTACCAGCGTCGGCGTAAAGGGGAAAACCTGGCTATGATGGCGGCGATGGAAGGCTTCAAGCAGTTATTTGCGCGGGACGAGTTGCCCCTACGTTGGGTGCGCAACGCCGGCATGCGTTGGTTGGATGGCGCCGGTCCGTTGAAGAACCGGTTGGCGGCGCAGGCAATGGGGTTGGATTGA
- the ubiH gene encoding 2-octaprenyl-6-methoxyphenyl hydroxylase, whose protein sequence is MENAAFDTDILIAGGGLAGATLALALARKLPQLRVTVVEAFPLAPDARPEDYQPSYDARSTALAWGSRLVYEDLGLWGELARHAAPIKHIHVSDRGRFGATRLAAEEHDQEALGYVVDNRWLGLSLMKALADLSQIEWQAPAKVVDVTPATEGVSVCLDKDGEALELTAQCLVIADGGRSGLREKLGFRIEHTDYAQHALIANVSTSNPHQFTAYERFTDAGPMALLPRGNPRRSGQDAALVWTLAPEALEDILALTDEQRCERLQQRFGWRLGRFTRIGECSHYPLTLTTVQESVRPGIVLVGNAAHTLHPVAGQGFNLALRGLVALVEQFERAVRERLPLGRIDVLNAYQDRHRQDWQDTVRFSDSLIHIFGARVPALAAARDVGLVGLDLVPGARKWFAKRAMGLGRRTVSQEDPRR, encoded by the coding sequence ATGGAGAATGCAGCCTTCGATACGGATATCCTGATTGCGGGTGGTGGCCTTGCGGGCGCGACCCTGGCGTTGGCGCTGGCCCGTAAACTGCCGCAGCTCAGGGTGACGGTGGTTGAAGCTTTTCCGCTTGCGCCTGATGCGCGGCCGGAGGATTACCAACCCAGCTATGACGCCCGCTCTACGGCACTTGCCTGGGGTTCACGATTGGTCTACGAGGACTTGGGACTTTGGGGTGAGCTGGCTCGTCACGCGGCACCAATCAAGCATATCCATGTTTCCGACCGCGGGCGTTTCGGCGCTACCCGGCTGGCGGCGGAAGAGCATGACCAGGAAGCGCTCGGCTACGTGGTGGACAACCGCTGGCTGGGTCTGAGCCTGATGAAGGCGCTAGCCGACCTGTCCCAGATCGAGTGGCAGGCCCCGGCGAAGGTGGTCGACGTTACGCCGGCGACTGAAGGTGTCTCCGTATGTCTGGATAAGGACGGCGAGGCACTGGAACTGACCGCCCAATGCCTGGTGATCGCTGACGGCGGCCGCTCGGGCCTGCGTGAGAAACTCGGTTTCCGGATTGAGCATACCGATTACGCCCAGCACGCCCTGATCGCCAACGTTTCCACATCCAATCCTCACCAGTTTACCGCCTACGAACGTTTTACGGATGCCGGACCCATGGCGCTGCTGCCTCGCGGCAATCCGCGTCGGTCTGGGCAGGACGCGGCCCTGGTCTGGACGCTGGCTCCGGAGGCCCTCGAGGACATCCTGGCACTCACTGACGAGCAGCGCTGTGAGCGCCTACAGCAGCGATTCGGCTGGCGCCTCGGGCGCTTTACCCGGATTGGCGAATGCAGCCACTACCCGCTGACCCTGACCACGGTCCAGGAATCGGTCCGTCCCGGTATCGTGCTCGTAGGGAATGCCGCGCATACGCTGCACCCGGTCGCCGGGCAGGGTTTCAACCTCGCCTTGCGTGGGCTGGTGGCGTTGGTCGAGCAGTTCGAACGGGCAGTCCGTGAGCGTCTACCGCTGGGACGGATCGACGTGCTGAATGCCTACCAGGACCGGCACCGCCAGGACTGGCAGGACACTGTGCGTTTCTCGGACTCGCTGATCCATATATTCGGTGCCCGGGTACCGGCGCTGGCTGCCGCGCGTGATGTCGGTCTCGTAGGGCTGGACTTGGTGCCGGGCGCTCGCAAATGGTTCGCCAAGCGTGCAATGGGACTGGGCCGCCGAACCGTTTCTCAGGAGGATCCGCGTCGATGA